The Microbacterium horticulturae genome has a window encoding:
- a CDS encoding tyrosine-type recombinase/integrase, which produces MMHLRFIDHQLAPSADFDARAIDICSRTRSLPAGMPILLDDRWRPVEPWLTYFRIVAASTDPATLRAYAYDAMRFASFLATRQTDVIHASSDDIVAFREWRLSGSERPVSPATWRRDVVVIRGIYQLLTQTGQIQREPWITIGRSSPLRMRWRSEPDIRPLTQAQWRTFLDVGLGGRTAAGDLDESWRGTTSLRSKAGAQLAVTTGMRLGEFSTLLDAEVPPPTGTGISVLLEACAKYQKRRRVHVPLTTLRAVDLYRQTERRAVVRASAASLWRRRSELFIVDEIDVSAGVLRGRVNGRRSRWRLHQLPPHLRRIAVIERDHGLEALGLFVGRGGLPISRRQWHATFEAASGRALRLAQDEMGGRRARITPHDLRHTFAVVLLKSLTDVALAREAERRAGNVGPATISEHIAINPRLTVQRLLGHSNPATTMVYLRYIEDTDALIQDVFESWSDEGMTYADAVLADRNVV; this is translated from the coding sequence ATGATGCATCTGCGTTTCATCGACCACCAACTCGCCCCCTCCGCCGACTTCGACGCGCGCGCCATAGACATCTGCTCGCGCACCCGTTCGCTCCCCGCGGGGATGCCGATCCTTCTTGACGATCGGTGGCGGCCGGTTGAGCCGTGGTTGACGTACTTCCGGATCGTCGCAGCGTCGACAGACCCGGCGACGCTTCGCGCGTACGCATACGACGCCATGCGGTTTGCGTCGTTCCTCGCCACGCGACAGACCGACGTCATCCATGCGTCGAGCGACGACATCGTCGCGTTCCGCGAATGGCGGCTGAGCGGTTCCGAGCGCCCGGTGTCGCCGGCGACGTGGCGACGCGACGTGGTCGTGATCCGCGGGATCTATCAGCTGCTCACTCAGACCGGGCAGATCCAGCGCGAACCGTGGATCACCATCGGAAGGTCGTCGCCGCTCCGGATGCGTTGGAGGAGCGAGCCCGACATTCGGCCGCTGACGCAGGCGCAGTGGCGCACGTTCCTCGACGTCGGTCTCGGCGGACGAACCGCCGCGGGCGATCTGGACGAGAGTTGGCGGGGCACAACGAGCCTGCGTTCAAAGGCGGGCGCGCAGCTGGCCGTGACGACGGGGATGCGCCTCGGTGAGTTCTCCACACTGCTCGACGCTGAAGTCCCGCCGCCGACGGGCACCGGCATCTCCGTCTTGCTCGAGGCGTGCGCGAAGTACCAGAAGCGTCGACGCGTCCACGTCCCCCTCACGACGCTTCGGGCGGTCGATCTCTACCGGCAGACGGAGCGCCGAGCAGTCGTCCGCGCGTCAGCTGCCTCCCTCTGGCGACGCCGCTCCGAGCTCTTCATCGTCGACGAGATCGACGTGTCGGCAGGCGTCCTGCGAGGCCGGGTGAATGGGCGGCGATCGAGATGGCGGCTGCACCAGCTGCCTCCGCACCTGCGACGAATTGCCGTCATCGAGCGGGACCACGGGCTGGAGGCGCTGGGGCTGTTCGTCGGTCGAGGCGGTTTGCCGATCAGCCGCAGGCAATGGCACGCGACGTTCGAGGCTGCAAGCGGGCGTGCTCTGAGGCTCGCTCAGGACGAGATGGGCGGTCGCCGTGCACGGATCACCCCGCACGATCTGCGCCACACTTTCGCTGTCGTGCTCCTGAAATCGCTGACCGATGTGGCGCTGGCCCGCGAGGCGGAGCGACGGGCAGGCAACGTGGGACCAGCCACGATCTCCGAACACATCGCCATCAACCCGCGACTTACAGTGCAGCGGCTGCTGGGGCACTCGAACCCGGCGACGACAATGGTCTACCTGCGCTACATCGAGGACACCGATGCGCTCATCCAGGACGTATTCGAGAGCTGGAGCGACGAGGGCATGACATACGCCGACGCAGTCCTCGCTGATCGGAACGTCGTGTGA
- a CDS encoding Eco57I restriction-modification methylase domain-containing protein: MSVPVIDGKASFALRGHNPDVLTCIANLSNDEVFTPPELANQMLDTVADAWAEAHDGASIWSDPDVTFLDPFTKSGVFLREITRRLTEGLAEQIPDLWKRVDHILTKQVYGIGITRLTALLARRSVYCSKDATGEHSIATSFDRDWGNIWFERTEHTWAGDKCAYCGASKQAYDRAGDLETHAYAFIHTTDIKKRLAHMFGADVQFDVIIGNPPYQLGESGGEAVGSFAMPVYQKFVDVAKQLEPRFLEMVTPSRWFAGGRGLAEFRAEMLGDRRLKALVDYPDSRDVFAGVDIAGGVSYFLWDRAWDGACEVSTVIDGVAETPMSRYLDEYDLLVRSNRAVSILHKVLTVSAGAEFASLASVVAPIQPFSIRTNFRGAETSAEMVDPVKIYQNGGFGWIERTAIPRNVEWVDQWKVIVSGAVPAGGRPDARGQLYGLIGIRVLAPGTACTETYLVANRFSTEQDATRFANYIRTKFVRFLVSVRTNTHHLYSERFAFVPDLPMDRVWTDQELYEKYALSDIEVSYIESAMRASEPADA; the protein is encoded by the coding sequence ATGAGCGTCCCCGTCATCGACGGCAAGGCTTCCTTCGCTCTTCGCGGCCACAACCCCGACGTACTGACCTGCATCGCGAATCTCTCCAACGACGAGGTATTCACCCCACCCGAGCTGGCGAACCAGATGCTCGACACGGTGGCGGACGCCTGGGCTGAGGCGCACGACGGCGCAAGTATCTGGAGCGATCCCGACGTGACGTTCCTCGACCCATTCACGAAGTCGGGCGTCTTCCTGCGCGAGATCACGCGGCGTCTCACCGAGGGGCTTGCAGAGCAGATCCCTGATCTCTGGAAGCGCGTCGACCACATTCTTACGAAGCAGGTTTACGGCATCGGGATCACGCGGCTGACGGCACTGCTCGCGCGACGCAGCGTCTATTGCTCGAAGGATGCCACGGGCGAGCACTCGATCGCGACCTCGTTCGACCGCGACTGGGGCAACATCTGGTTCGAGCGCACCGAGCACACCTGGGCTGGCGACAAGTGTGCGTATTGCGGAGCCAGCAAGCAGGCGTATGACCGCGCGGGTGATCTCGAGACCCACGCCTACGCCTTCATCCACACCACCGATATCAAGAAGCGCCTCGCGCACATGTTTGGAGCCGACGTGCAGTTCGACGTCATTATCGGGAATCCGCCTTACCAGCTGGGGGAGAGCGGCGGGGAGGCGGTCGGAAGCTTCGCGATGCCTGTGTACCAGAAGTTCGTCGACGTGGCCAAGCAGCTCGAGCCTCGCTTCCTCGAGATGGTGACACCGTCCCGGTGGTTTGCCGGTGGTCGAGGATTGGCTGAATTCCGCGCGGAAATGCTCGGAGACCGGCGGCTCAAGGCGCTCGTTGACTACCCCGACTCGCGTGACGTGTTCGCGGGCGTGGATATCGCGGGCGGGGTGTCTTATTTTCTCTGGGATCGAGCGTGGGATGGTGCTTGCGAAGTCTCGACGGTTATCGACGGAGTCGCGGAAACGCCGATGTCACGCTATCTGGATGAATACGATCTGCTGGTAAGAAGCAACCGTGCGGTATCTATACTCCACAAGGTGCTCACAGTCTCTGCAGGCGCGGAGTTCGCGAGCCTAGCCAGCGTCGTTGCGCCGATCCAGCCGTTCAGCATCCGGACCAATTTCCGAGGAGCAGAGACCTCAGCTGAAATGGTCGATCCCGTAAAGATCTACCAGAACGGCGGTTTCGGCTGGATCGAACGGACAGCGATCCCGAGGAACGTCGAATGGGTCGATCAATGGAAAGTCATCGTCAGCGGCGCTGTGCCCGCCGGGGGCAGACCCGATGCTCGTGGCCAGCTCTACGGACTGATCGGCATTCGGGTTCTCGCGCCGGGAACCGCCTGTACCGAGACCTATCTCGTGGCAAACCGCTTCAGCACCGAGCAGGATGCGACGCGGTTCGCGAACTACATCAGGACCAAGTTCGTTCGTTTCCTCGTCTCAGTGCGCACGAACACCCATCACCTGTACAGCGAGCGATTCGCCTTCGTCCCCGACCTCCCGATGGATCGGGTGTGGACCGACCAGGAGCTGTACGAGAAGTACGCGCTCAGCGACATCGAGGTCTCCTACATCGAGTCGGCCATGCGAGCAAGCGAGCCCGCCGATGCCTAA
- a CDS encoding DEAD/DEAH box helicase family protein has product MPKSVDELLPEKHTRRPRIYAYAIHDDAHAGLLKVGQTTQLVKARVAQQLKTAAIENFEIVLDEPADRPDGSIFTDFEVRDRLRAKGFEKTTLEWMRCTVEDVRTAIAELRVNKAYSGTHHLDFAMRDEQREAVEKTSWYFQSRWAEDTDAVPEFLWNAKMRFGKTFTAYQLAKKLGSKRILVVTFKPAVEDSWKTDLESHVDFDGWTYMSHKAGVDPSKVDAQHPLVFFGSFQDLLGRDTAGNFKAKHKWLTAVEWDLVIFDEYHFGAWRDTAKELFEGEDEASRKKEMKLEFSDAQETFADELEVQNADEDAFVPIRAGAYLYLSGTPFKALATGRFIEEQIFNWTYTDEQRAKAQFVIDHPGDPNPYAALPEMRLLTYQMPDELISIASQGEFDEFDLNAFFEAKGDGAEAEFAHKDDVQKWLDIIRGAYLPTQVDALKAGTKPPFPYSDTRLLPYLQHSIWMLPRTASCAAMKNLLAEPQNAFWRDYRVMNVSAPDVGVGLDALPPVRKAIGSGFDTKTITLTVGKLTTGVTVPQWSSILMLRNLSAPESYFQAAFRVQSPWVIRNPNGDDPHAEDILKPVCFVFDFAPTRALRQISEYGTGLAPDEPNPEHAVEELVKFLPVLAYDGSNMTQVDAGGILDIAMSGTSATLLARKWESAVLVNVDNLTLKRIMGSAEAMEAVMNIEGFRALGSNVFETVVNKSEAVSKTKKEKGDDLTSGEKKELSAEEKEYKSKRKQIQEKLIKFATRIPAFMYLTDYRENTLYDVITKIEPGLFKAVTGLTVEDFNLLVSLGVFNAGHMNQAVFAFRRYEDASLSYTGIDSHDGLTHYGLYDTVVAVDQPA; this is encoded by the coding sequence ATGCCTAAATCCGTCGATGAGCTCCTCCCCGAGAAGCACACGCGGCGGCCGCGTATCTACGCCTATGCGATCCACGACGATGCGCACGCCGGATTGCTGAAGGTCGGGCAGACGACGCAGCTCGTGAAGGCCCGCGTCGCGCAGCAGCTCAAGACCGCAGCAATCGAGAACTTCGAGATAGTCCTCGATGAGCCCGCTGACCGGCCCGACGGCAGCATCTTCACGGACTTCGAAGTGCGTGACCGCCTGAGAGCCAAGGGCTTCGAGAAGACGACACTCGAGTGGATGCGATGCACGGTGGAAGACGTGCGCACGGCCATCGCTGAGCTGCGCGTGAACAAGGCGTACTCGGGCACGCACCACCTCGATTTCGCCATGCGCGACGAGCAGCGCGAGGCGGTCGAGAAGACCTCTTGGTACTTCCAGTCCCGGTGGGCCGAAGACACCGATGCCGTTCCGGAGTTCCTCTGGAACGCGAAGATGCGCTTCGGCAAGACGTTCACCGCGTACCAGCTCGCGAAGAAGCTCGGGTCGAAGCGTATCCTCGTCGTGACGTTCAAGCCTGCGGTCGAAGACTCATGGAAGACCGACCTCGAATCGCACGTCGACTTCGACGGGTGGACGTACATGTCGCACAAGGCCGGAGTCGATCCGAGCAAGGTCGATGCGCAGCATCCACTCGTCTTCTTCGGTTCGTTCCAGGACCTGTTGGGCCGTGACACCGCCGGCAACTTCAAGGCCAAGCACAAGTGGCTGACGGCCGTCGAATGGGACCTCGTGATCTTTGACGAGTACCACTTCGGCGCATGGCGCGACACAGCCAAAGAGCTGTTTGAGGGCGAAGACGAGGCATCGCGCAAGAAGGAGATGAAGCTCGAGTTCAGTGACGCGCAGGAGACCTTCGCCGACGAGCTCGAGGTGCAGAACGCTGATGAAGACGCGTTCGTGCCGATCCGCGCCGGCGCGTACCTGTATCTGTCAGGTACGCCGTTCAAGGCGCTCGCGACGGGACGGTTCATCGAAGAGCAGATCTTCAACTGGACCTACACCGACGAGCAGCGCGCGAAGGCGCAGTTCGTCATCGATCACCCGGGCGACCCGAATCCGTACGCCGCGCTGCCCGAGATGCGGCTGCTGACCTACCAGATGCCCGACGAGCTCATCTCCATCGCGAGTCAGGGCGAGTTCGATGAGTTCGACCTGAACGCGTTCTTCGAGGCGAAGGGCGACGGGGCTGAGGCCGAGTTCGCGCACAAGGACGACGTGCAGAAGTGGCTCGACATCATCCGAGGTGCGTATCTGCCGACGCAGGTCGATGCGCTGAAGGCAGGTACCAAGCCGCCGTTCCCTTACTCCGACACACGGCTGCTTCCTTACCTGCAGCATTCGATCTGGATGCTGCCGCGCACCGCATCGTGCGCGGCGATGAAGAACCTGCTCGCCGAACCGCAGAACGCGTTCTGGCGTGACTACCGAGTCATGAACGTCTCTGCGCCCGATGTCGGCGTCGGGCTCGACGCCCTGCCGCCGGTGCGCAAGGCCATCGGCAGCGGGTTCGACACGAAGACCATCACGCTCACGGTGGGAAAGCTCACCACCGGGGTGACGGTGCCGCAGTGGTCATCGATTCTCATGCTGCGCAACCTCAGCGCGCCCGAGTCGTACTTCCAGGCCGCGTTCCGCGTGCAGTCGCCGTGGGTGATCCGCAACCCGAACGGCGACGACCCGCATGCCGAAGACATCCTCAAGCCCGTCTGCTTCGTCTTCGACTTCGCACCGACCCGGGCGCTGCGGCAGATCAGTGAGTACGGCACCGGTCTCGCGCCCGATGAGCCGAACCCCGAGCACGCGGTCGAAGAGCTGGTGAAGTTCCTGCCGGTGCTCGCCTACGACGGGTCGAACATGACGCAGGTGGATGCCGGGGGCATCCTCGACATCGCCATGTCGGGAACCTCCGCGACCTTGCTTGCGCGCAAGTGGGAGTCGGCAGTGCTCGTCAACGTCGACAACCTCACGCTGAAGAGGATCATGGGCTCAGCCGAAGCCATGGAAGCCGTGATGAACATCGAGGGCTTCCGCGCCCTCGGCTCGAACGTGTTCGAAACTGTCGTCAACAAGAGCGAAGCGGTCAGCAAGACCAAGAAGGAGAAGGGCGACGACCTCACTTCCGGCGAGAAGAAGGAGCTCTCGGCCGAAGAGAAGGAGTACAAGTCGAAGCGCAAGCAGATCCAGGAGAAGCTGATCAAGTTCGCGACCCGGATCCCCGCGTTCATGTACCTCACGGACTATCGCGAGAACACGCTCTACGACGTCATCACCAAGATCGAGCCCGGGCTCTTCAAAGCCGTCACGGGGCTCACAGTCGAAGACTTCAACCTGCTGGTCTCACTCGGCGTCTTCAACGCCGGACACATGAACCAGGCCGTGTTCGCATTCCGTCGGTACGAAGACGCCTCGCTGTCATACACCGGCATCGACTCGCACGACGGACTGACCCACTACGGGCTGTACGACACGGTCGTCGCCGTCGATCAGCCGGCGTGA
- a CDS encoding DUF2075 domain-containing protein, with translation MTPFSIEPIDFDRAAVGVWAELSPRHRNWPVVYVIDGPGSGAGAVYVGETINAAARMKQHLDGPKRGMGLRDVRVIIDDEFNKSACLDLESHLIRWFAGDGIRSVLNGNEGITDAQYYNRDRYRSSFRAVFDELHARGLFTRSIAQIENSDLFKLSPFKALTETQAVAVEQILEALLADLEQPSSTTQSVVEGQPGTGKTVVAIYLMKLIADIAESTDTDTDPDGRFAEFFAEGYREMLAGIRMGLVIPQQSLRESVRRVFKKTPKLRAQMVLSPWEVADAGEPFDLLIVDEAHRLSQRASQGSGPMNTRFATVNERLFGADDVRYTQLDWITSRSRHQVLLMDAEQTVRPADLPYETVATILREAGRAHRRFRLLTQMRVKVEADYVGYIRRLLRGDAVPVPDLGEYDLRFFDDVGAMRREIRRMDAAHGLARMVAGYAWKWRSKKDKTAFDIELDGERMRWNSVPTDWISAPGAIDEVGSIHTVQGYDLNYAGVIIGPDLRRDPATGRIFIDRASYMDRKGKENNGYTKKTYTDDELLVYIRNIYGVLLTRGIRGTFVYVSDPGLREWMRTRLADRPSDVASHAG, from the coding sequence ATGACGCCCTTTAGCATCGAGCCGATCGATTTCGACAGAGCAGCCGTCGGGGTGTGGGCCGAACTGAGCCCGCGGCACCGCAATTGGCCGGTCGTCTACGTGATCGACGGTCCCGGAAGCGGGGCCGGCGCTGTCTACGTCGGTGAGACCATCAATGCCGCGGCTCGCATGAAGCAGCACCTCGACGGACCGAAGCGAGGCATGGGCCTTCGCGACGTGCGCGTGATCATCGACGACGAGTTCAACAAGTCGGCCTGCCTCGACCTCGAATCGCATCTGATCCGATGGTTCGCCGGTGACGGCATCCGGTCGGTCCTCAACGGCAACGAAGGCATCACCGATGCGCAGTACTACAACCGCGATCGCTACCGTTCGTCGTTCCGTGCGGTCTTCGACGAGCTGCACGCGCGTGGCCTGTTCACGCGTTCGATCGCGCAGATCGAGAACTCCGACCTGTTCAAGCTCTCACCGTTCAAGGCGCTGACCGAGACGCAGGCGGTGGCCGTCGAGCAGATTCTCGAAGCGCTGCTGGCCGATCTCGAACAGCCGAGCTCGACGACGCAGTCGGTGGTCGAGGGGCAGCCTGGCACCGGCAAGACCGTCGTCGCGATCTACCTGATGAAGCTCATCGCCGACATCGCCGAGAGCACCGATACCGACACCGATCCCGATGGGCGTTTCGCGGAGTTCTTCGCGGAGGGTTACCGAGAGATGCTCGCGGGCATCCGGATGGGGCTGGTCATTCCCCAACAGTCTCTCCGCGAATCCGTCAGACGGGTCTTCAAGAAGACACCGAAGTTGCGCGCGCAGATGGTCCTGTCGCCGTGGGAGGTCGCCGATGCCGGCGAGCCGTTCGACTTGCTCATCGTCGACGAGGCGCATCGTCTGAGTCAGCGGGCCAGCCAGGGCTCGGGCCCGATGAACACCCGGTTTGCCACTGTCAACGAGCGGCTCTTCGGCGCGGATGACGTGCGGTACACGCAGCTCGACTGGATCACCTCGCGCAGCCGGCATCAGGTGCTCCTGATGGACGCCGAGCAGACGGTGCGTCCGGCAGACCTTCCGTACGAGACGGTCGCGACGATCCTGCGGGAGGCCGGGCGTGCGCATCGCCGGTTCCGACTGCTGACCCAGATGCGGGTGAAGGTCGAGGCAGACTATGTCGGGTACATCCGTCGGCTGCTGCGTGGTGACGCCGTGCCGGTGCCCGATCTCGGTGAGTACGACCTCCGATTCTTCGATGATGTCGGCGCGATGCGGCGCGAGATCCGACGAATGGATGCCGCGCACGGACTGGCCCGCATGGTCGCCGGCTACGCGTGGAAGTGGCGTTCGAAGAAGGACAAGACCGCCTTCGACATCGAGCTCGACGGGGAGCGGATGCGGTGGAACAGCGTACCTACCGACTGGATCAGCGCACCCGGCGCGATCGACGAGGTCGGCTCGATCCACACCGTGCAGGGGTATGACCTCAACTACGCCGGCGTCATCATCGGACCCGACCTGCGCCGTGACCCGGCGACGGGGCGGATCTTCATCGACCGTGCGTCGTACATGGATCGCAAAGGTAAGGAGAACAACGGGTACACGAAGAAGACGTACACCGACGATGAGCTCCTCGTCTACATCCGCAACATATACGGAGTCCTTCTCACCCGCGGCATCCGCGGTACGTTCGTGTACGTCAGCGACCCGGGCTTGCGGGAGTGGATGCGAACACGCCTGGCTGACCGCCCCTCAGACGTTGCGTCTCACGCCGGCTGA
- a CDS encoding nucleotide pyrophosphohydrolase: MVTENVRQTLREFIAERDWAQFHSPENLAKSVAIEAGELLECFQWGPDADTGRVREELADVLTYCLLLADRLDVDPDAIVLEKLELTRRKYPVDRARGRSTKYDAL; this comes from the coding sequence GTGGTGACGGAGAACGTGAGGCAGACGCTTCGGGAGTTCATCGCCGAACGTGACTGGGCGCAGTTCCACTCGCCTGAGAATCTCGCGAAGAGCGTCGCGATCGAGGCCGGCGAGCTTCTCGAATGCTTTCAGTGGGGGCCGGATGCCGACACCGGCCGGGTCCGTGAAGAGCTCGCCGATGTGCTGACCTATTGTCTGCTCCTCGCAGATCGGCTCGACGTGGACCCTGACGCGATCGTGCTCGAGAAACTCGAGCTCACGCGGCGTAAGTACCCCGTCGACAGGGCGCGGGGACGGAGCACGAAGTATGACGCCCTTTAG
- a CDS encoding alpha-hydroxy-acid oxidizing protein — translation MSSVAPEDPAAAVRGIGRQVQSDIYRAGIGGAKPVVPVEPAVLERFARKAMSAEAFAYVAGGAGSEHTMAANRAAFDRWQVWPRPLRDVSERDLSVEFLGATRPTPLILAPLGVMEMVHRDADIAVARAAASLGLPSVLSNQASVAMEQVVDAAPAGPRMFQLYWSSSDELNASLLQRAEQLGCEAVVITLDTHLLGWRTRDLDLGYLPFTRGLGIAQYTSDPVFAGLVRERAATGGPAASVRITPKTIAAGVSIARKGAALTGTGLRESLRSPLPRAAVETFLDVFSTPAIAWEDIARAREWTKLPIILKGIVHPDDAIRALDAGADGIWISNHGGRQIDRSVPTLEVLPTIADRIAGRVPIVFDSGVRSGADAAIALALGATEVALGRPYAYGLAIAGEEGVAAVIRHVLAELDISLGLAGLTAVADLDRGALREVVAAPGR, via the coding sequence ATGAGCAGCGTCGCCCCCGAAGACCCGGCCGCCGCCGTGCGCGGCATCGGCCGACAGGTGCAGTCCGACATCTACCGCGCCGGCATCGGCGGGGCGAAGCCCGTCGTGCCCGTCGAGCCCGCGGTCCTCGAGCGGTTCGCGCGCAAGGCCATGAGCGCCGAGGCGTTCGCGTATGTCGCCGGGGGAGCAGGCTCTGAGCACACCATGGCCGCCAACCGCGCGGCGTTCGACCGGTGGCAGGTCTGGCCGCGCCCGTTGCGCGACGTGTCAGAGCGCGACCTGTCGGTCGAGTTCCTCGGCGCGACGCGGCCGACGCCGCTGATCCTCGCGCCGCTCGGCGTCATGGAGATGGTGCACCGCGACGCCGACATCGCCGTGGCGCGGGCCGCGGCATCCCTCGGTCTTCCCTCCGTGCTCAGCAACCAGGCTTCCGTCGCGATGGAGCAGGTGGTGGATGCTGCGCCCGCCGGTCCCCGGATGTTCCAGCTCTACTGGTCGAGCTCCGACGAGCTGAACGCGTCGCTGCTGCAGCGCGCCGAGCAGCTGGGCTGCGAGGCCGTCGTGATCACGCTCGACACGCATCTGCTGGGGTGGCGCACGCGCGACCTCGATCTCGGATACCTGCCGTTCACCCGCGGCCTCGGTATCGCGCAGTACACGAGCGACCCGGTCTTCGCCGGGCTGGTGCGCGAGCGCGCGGCGACCGGCGGGCCGGCAGCGTCGGTGCGGATCACGCCCAAGACGATCGCCGCCGGGGTGTCGATCGCGCGCAAGGGGGCGGCGCTCACCGGCACCGGACTGCGCGAAAGCCTGCGCTCGCCGCTGCCGCGCGCGGCGGTCGAGACGTTCCTCGACGTGTTCTCGACCCCCGCGATCGCGTGGGAAGACATCGCCCGCGCCCGCGAGTGGACGAAGCTGCCGATCATTCTGAAGGGCATCGTGCATCCCGACGATGCGATCAGGGCGTTGGATGCCGGAGCCGACGGCATCTGGATCTCCAACCACGGGGGCCGCCAGATCGACCGGTCGGTGCCCACGCTCGAGGTGCTGCCGACCATCGCCGACCGGATCGCCGGCCGGGTGCCGATCGTGTTCGACTCGGGCGTGCGCTCGGGTGCCGACGCGGCGATCGCGCTAGCGCTGGGCGCGACGGAGGTGGCGCTCGGCCGACCGTATGCCTACGGGCTGGCGATCGCGGGGGAGGAGGGCGTGGCCGCTGTGATTCGGCACGTGCTCGCCGAGCTCGACATCTCGCTCGGGCTTGCGGGCCTGACCGCGGTAGCCGACCTCGACCGCGGCGCGCTCCGCGAGGTGGTCGCGGCTCCCGGTCGTTGA
- a CDS encoding class I SAM-dependent methyltransferase has protein sequence MPTKPPMIDDDALDDLERELMGRARGRVLELGAGRGENFGAFDPDITWHGLEPDAERREELARRAHEWSHAAEPLDAVAEHVPLAAASIDTVVATYVLCTVDDVTAALAEARRVLVPGGRVLLVEHILAPHSATLRTLQRVATPFTRRWCGGCHQDRDPLPALRAAGFADVDVQHRRVHDRPLPPESILLYEGVAPV, from the coding sequence ATGCCCACGAAACCCCCGATGATCGATGACGACGCGCTCGACGACCTCGAGCGCGAACTGATGGGTCGCGCCCGCGGTCGCGTGCTCGAGCTGGGCGCGGGACGCGGGGAGAACTTCGGCGCGTTCGACCCTGACATCACCTGGCACGGTCTCGAGCCCGACGCGGAGCGGCGCGAGGAGCTCGCCCGCCGCGCACATGAGTGGAGCCATGCCGCCGAGCCGCTCGACGCCGTCGCCGAGCACGTTCCGCTGGCCGCGGCATCCATCGACACCGTCGTCGCGACGTACGTGCTCTGCACCGTCGACGACGTCACCGCCGCGCTCGCCGAGGCGCGGCGCGTGCTCGTTCCCGGTGGGCGCGTGTTGCTGGTCGAGCACATCCTCGCGCCGCACAGCGCGACGCTGCGCACCCTGCAGCGCGTCGCGACCCCGTTCACGCGGCGGTGGTGCGGCGGATGCCACCAGGACCGCGATCCGCTCCCCGCGCTGCGCGCCGCCGGCTTCGCCGACGTCGACGTGCAGCACCGGCGCGTACACGATCGGCCGCTGCCGCCCGAGTCGATCCTGCTGTACGAGGGGGTTGCGCCGGTGTGA
- the menC gene encoding o-succinylbenzoate synthase, producing the protein MPITRPAASIRLDGFELRVLHLPLVAPFTTSFGTEAVREVIIVRALTPDGDGWGEIVTGNAPLYSSEYTQGAWDVACRFLIPALLDAHTVAPEQVAPTLEPFIGHRMAKAGLEMAVLDAALRAEGRPLGEYLGAIVDRVPSGVSVGIQRDPAALVDTVAGYLDEGYVRIKIKIKPGRDVAETAAVRDAFGTIPLQVDANSAYTLADADTLAELDRFDLLLIEQPLQEDDLVDHAALAKRLRTPLCLDESIVSAKAARDAIALGAASIINIKAGRIGGYLEAVRIHDLCRDAAIPVWCGGMLETGLGRAANAALAALPGFTLPGDVSASSRFYERDIVTEPAVLENGHIAVPTAPGLGVGVDSVALDDFTVERVEVRR; encoded by the coding sequence ATGCCCATCACCCGGCCCGCGGCATCCATTCGCCTTGACGGCTTCGAGCTGCGGGTGCTGCACCTCCCGCTCGTGGCGCCGTTCACGACGTCGTTCGGCACCGAGGCGGTGCGTGAGGTCATCATCGTGCGCGCGCTCACGCCCGACGGCGACGGCTGGGGCGAGATCGTCACCGGGAACGCCCCGCTCTACTCGAGCGAGTACACCCAGGGTGCGTGGGACGTCGCCTGCCGCTTCCTGATTCCGGCGCTGCTCGACGCCCACACGGTGGCCCCCGAGCAGGTCGCGCCGACGCTCGAGCCCTTCATCGGGCATCGCATGGCCAAGGCCGGGCTCGAGATGGCCGTGCTCGACGCCGCGCTGCGCGCCGAGGGCCGCCCGCTCGGCGAGTACCTCGGCGCGATCGTCGACAGGGTGCCGAGCGGAGTGTCGGTGGGCATCCAGCGTGATCCGGCCGCGCTCGTCGACACGGTCGCCGGGTACCTCGACGAGGGCTACGTGCGCATCAAGATCAAGATCAAACCCGGCCGCGACGTGGCCGAGACCGCCGCCGTGCGCGACGCGTTCGGCACCATTCCGCTGCAGGTCGACGCGAACTCGGCCTACACGCTCGCCGATGCCGACACGCTCGCCGAGCTCGACCGCTTCGACCTGCTGCTCATCGAGCAGCCGCTGCAGGAGGACGACCTCGTCGACCACGCGGCGCTGGCCAAGCGCCTGCGCACCCCGCTCTGTCTCGACGAGTCCATCGTGTCGGCAAAGGCGGCGCGCGACGCGATAGCGCTGGGCGCGGCATCCATCATCAACATCAAGGCGGGACGCATCGGCGGATACCTCGAGGCCGTGCGCATCCATGATCTGTGTCGGGATGCCGCGATCCCGGTCTGGTGCGGCGGCATGCTCGAGACCGGGCTCGGCCGTGCCGCGAACGCCGCGCTCGCCGCCCTGCCCGGATTCACGCTGCCCGGAGACGTGTCGGCGTCGAGCCGCTTCTACGAGCGCGACATCGTCACCGAGCCCGCCGTGCTCGAGAACGGGCACATCGCGGTGCCGACCGCGCCGGGCCTGGGCGTGGGGGTGGACTCGGTCGCGCTCGACGACTTCACGGTCGAGCGGGTCGAAGTGCGGCGCTGA